A stretch of the Solanum dulcamara chromosome 6, daSolDulc1.2, whole genome shotgun sequence genome encodes the following:
- the LOC129891309 gene encoding uncharacterized protein LOC129891309 gives MATGLIESAAVVVVESSRRFTDLRGVQWRIDLGILPSSPSSTIDDLRRVTANSRRRYASLRRHLLIDPHVPKDGSNSPDPVIDNPLSQNPDSMWGRFFRNAELEKMVDQDLSRLYPEHGSYFQTVGCQAMLRRILLLWCLRHPEYGYRQGMHELLAPLLYVLQADMEHLAEVRNLYEDHFADKFDGFSFHENDLTYKFDFKKFSESTEDHNGSERSPGRVTSLSELDPKVQAVILLSDAYGAEGELGILLSEKFMEHDAYCMFDALMSGAGGAVSMAQFFSPSPYGTSHTGYPPVIEASATLYHLLSLVDSSLHSHLVELGVEPQYFALRWLRVLFGREFALEDLLIIWDEIFACDNKKLEKPCENDADSSFGVLNSSRGAFISAFAVTMILHLRSSLLATENATKCLQRLLNFPEDINLGKLIAKAKSLQALAVDANNSAPVIDPTGVYGRSQPMVVRGHSHSVDLSSPKTPLGSVVPESYWEEKWRVLHKEEESKQNSAEKQVPTQRKGWSEKVKMRLTRTESDPTPSTFDKGRKVTKSSVRRSLLKDLAQQLGADEDAEKLIDDENIEQEVPVDVVGRDDNDGNFTCTSEQSGSTGSAASEQNSSIFSDPQSPISDANDHGNRSERSSVASNFSADENDADGYSAEASCTNLEVQPLPSSIPPQETSVKSEQSVDSGGKGPAGLKERKLLSGKFQWLWKFGRNGGEGTSEKGVCDSTKADNCGNNPDDPAVSSTADASNNSGISKGESVDQNLMVSLRNLGQSMLENIQVIESVFQQDRGQVGTLENLSKNVLAGKGQVTAMTALKELRKISNLLSEM, from the exons ATGGCAACTGGTCTAATTGAGTCAGCAGCAGTGGTGGTGGTGGAGTCCTCTCGTCGTTTTACAGATCTGAGAGGTGTCCAGTGGCGTATTGATTTGGGGATTTTGCCTTCTTCTCCATCTTCAACCATCGATGATCTTCGTCGTGTAACCGCTAACTCACGTAGAAG GTATGCTTCTTTGAGAAGACACCTTCTTATTGATCCACATGTTCCTAAAGATGGAAGTAATTCTCCTGATCCTGTCATAGACAATCCACTGTCACAAAACCCTG ATAGCATGTGGGGTCGCTTCTTCAGGAATGCTGAACTGGAGAAGATGGTTGACCAGGATCTTTCGCGTTTATATCCTGAGCACGGTAGCTATTTCCAGACTGTTGGATGCCAAGCCATGTTGAGGAGGATTCTGCTACTTTGGTGCCTTAGACATCCAGAGTATGGTTACAGACAAG GAATGCATGAACTGTTGGCCCCACTTCTTTATGTTCTTCAAGCTGATATGGAGCATCTTGCTGAAGTGAGGAATCTCTATGAGGATCATTTTGCTGACAAATTTGATGGGTTCTcatttcatgaaaatgatttgacatataaatttgattttaaaaagttttCGGAATCTACGGAAGATCACAATGGGTCTGAGAGGAGTCCAGGGAGAGTTACTAGTTTAAGTGAACTTGATCCAAAGGTTCAAGCAGTTATTTTATTAAGTGATGCATATGGCGCTGAAGGTGAGCTTGGTATTCTTCTATCTGAGAAGTTCATGGAGCACGACGCATATTGTATGTTTGATGCTCTGATGAGTGGAGCTGGTGGTGCTGTTTCTATGGCACAATTTTTCTCTCCTTCACCATATGGTACTTCGCATACTGGATATCCCCCTGTTATTGAAGCCTCAGCAACATTATACCATTTGCTTTCACTAGTTGATTCCTCCCTCCACAGTCATCTTGTCGAGCTAGGAGTTGAACCGCAATATTTTGCACTTCGGTGGTTACGAGTACTATTTGGACGTGAATTTGCACTTGAAGACTTATTGATCATCTGGGATGAAATATTTGCGTGTGACAACAAGAAGCTGGAAAAACCTTGTGAAAATGATGCTGACTCCAGCTTTGGAGTCTTGAATTCATCCAGGGGAGCATTTATATCAGCCTTTGCAGTTACTATGATACTTCATTTGAGGTCTTCATTGCTTGCGACCGAGAATGCTACTAAGTGCCTCCAGAGATTGCTAAATTTTCCAGAAGATATAAATCTAGGAAAACTGATAGCTAAGGCAAAATCATTGCAGGCTCTGGCAGTGGATGCCAACAATTCAGCCCCAGTAATTGATCCTACTGGAGTCTATGGTAGAAGTCAGCCGATGGTTGTAAGAGGTCACAGCCATTCAGTTGATTTAAGCTCCCCAAAAACTCCTCTTGGTTCCGTAGTACCCGAAAGCTACTGGGAAGAAAAATGGAGAGTTTTGCACAAGGAAGAAGAGAGCAAGCAAAATAGTGCAGAGAAACAAGTTCCAACCCAAAGAAAAGGTTGGTCTGAGAAAGTGAAAATGCGTCTCACCAGAACTGAGTCTGATCCAACACCATCTACATTTGATAAAGGAAGAAAAGTTACCAAGTCATCAGTGAGGAGAAGTTTGTTGAAAGATCTTGCACAGCAGCTTGGTGCCGATGAAGATGCAGAAAAGCTTATTGATGATGAAAATATAGAGCAGGAAGTTCCAGTTGATGTTGTTGGGCGAGATGATAATGATGGAAATTTTACTTGCACATCTGAACAGTCGGGCTCCACTGGAAGTGCCGCTAGCGAGCAGAATTCTTCTATCTTCTCAGATCCCCAAAGCCCTATTAGTGATGCAAATGATCATGGAAATAGATCTGAAAGAAGTAGTGTTGCGTCAAATTTCTCAGCTGATGAAAATGATGCTGATGGCTATAGTGCTGAGGCTTCTTGTACTAATCTGGAAGTCCAACCTCTCCCTAGTTCCATTCCCCCTCAGGAGACCTCGGTAAAATCTGAACAAAGTGTTGACTCTGGGGGAAAAGGTCCAGCAGGCTTGAAGGAGCGGAAACTTCTATCTGGTAAGTTTCAGTGGTTATGGAAATTTGGACGAAATGGTGGTGAGGGGACATCCGAAAAAGGGGTCTGTGATTCCACAAAAGCTGACAATTGTGGAAATAATCCCGACGATCCTGCTGTATCGTCCACTGCTGATGCATCTAATAACAGTGGAATTAGCAAAGGAGAATCTGTAGACCAGAATTTAATGGTTAGTCTGAGAAATCTCGGACAGTCTATGCTTGAGAACATCCAG GTGATTGAATCAGTCTTTCAGCAAGATCGCGGTCAAGTTGGGACCTTAGAGAACCTTTCAAAAAACGTTCTAGCTGGTAAAGGACAAGTAACAGCCATGACAGCTCTCAAAGAGCTTCGGAAAATCAGTAACCTCCTCTCGGAGATGTGA
- the LOC129891310 gene encoding probable serine/threonine-protein kinase At1g54610: MGSSHGKSSTIRDQSVEGTVSSEKEEILHTRRRKPNPRLSRGVPEGIEGELIAAGWPNWLVAVAGDALNGWLPRRADTFEKIDRIGQGTYSNVYKARDCLLNKVVALKKVRFDNLEPESVKFMAREIIILRRLGDHPNIIKLEGLITSRMSGSLYLVFDCMEYDLKGIQDQKGVKFSEPEIKCYMNQLLKGLDHCHSRGILHRDVTTSNLLVNKEGILKIADFGLSTFFDPEQSIPLTSKIVTLWYRPPELLLGSNCYGVGVDLWGVGCVLGELFTGKPIMPGKTEVEQLHKIFKLCGSPSDDFWLQSKLPNAKIFKPREPYRRILHTTFYDLPAAAVGLMDTLLSIKAEYRGTAALALQNEFFTTKPFACDPSSLPQCPPSKEIDAKKTDIRRSRNQKYARDRSVRAIPPPEANAELKSNIDRRRLLMHSKARDRVEKINECVSGGVLNEGTNSSECFQVSSRKEGSENYTQIFATPNQRNNQRAIRKEPIHDDHDIKGKKKWSGPLPAASDKMQDLLREHDTMILKTVTHARLEKGSTANWNDHDSKGKKNHSVCPSTSTSHEATGNDQISTPLPANSTNMQGLLEKHKTQILNDAQWVISDKEKMAEGEGNNTKPEKNQLEQLSPPAESDGLDFVEDNQYFDPLPSISKPIDVDRILREHDRQIQESVERAKQQKKLAKAQYWYENQY, translated from the coding sequence ATGGGTTCCAGTCATGGAAAGTCTTCAACTATCAGGGATCAATCAGTTGAAGGCACGGTATCTTCAGAGAAGGAAGAAATCCTTCACACCAGGAGACGAAAACCGAATCCAAGACTCAGCAGAGGAGTACCAGAAGGCATAGAAGGTGAACTAATTGCTGCTGGATGGCCTAATTGGCTTGTTGCAGTTGCAGGTGATGCTTTAAATGGATGGCTTCCAAGAAGAGCTGATACTTTTGAGAAAATAGATAGAATTGGTCAGGGTACTTACAGTAATGTCTACAAGGCTCGCGATTGTTTGCTCAATAAAGTTGTTGCTCTAAAGAAGGTACGTTTTGACAATCTTGAACCCGAGAGTGTCAAGTTTATGGCAAGAGAGATCATTATATTGAGAAGGCTTGGTGATCACCCGAACATTATCAAATTGGAAGGTTTAATCACCTCAAGAATGTCCGGTAGTTTGTACCTTGTTTTTGATTGCATGGAATATGATCTTAAGGGAATTCAAGATCAAAAAGGTGTCAAGTTTTCTGAACCTGAAATCAAATGTTACATGAACCAGCTGCTTAAAGGGCTTGATCACTGCCATAGCCGTGGTATCTTGCATCGAGATGTAACAACTTCTAACCTGTTAGTTAACAAAGAAGGTATCCTGAAAATTGCAGATTTTGGGCTGTCAACATTTTTTGATCCAGAACAAAGCATCCCCTTAACTAGCAAAATTGTGACTCTCTGGTATCGGCCACCAGAACTTTTGCTTGGATCAAATTGTTATGGAGTTGGAGTTGATTTATGGGGTGTTGGTTGTGTACTTGGTGAACTATTTACTGGAAAGCCTATTATGCCTGGTAAAACTGAAGTTGAACAATTGCATAAAATCTTCAAGCTGTGTGGTTCTCCATCTGATGATTTTTGGCTACAATCTAAATTGCCTAATGCAAAGATATTTAAGCCAAGAGAGCCTTATAGACGGATTCTTCACACGACCTTTTATGATCTTCCTGCAGCTGCTGTAGGACTAATGGACACTTTACTTTCCATAAAAGCTGAATACCGAGGGACTGCAGCTCTTGCTCTTCAGAATGAGTTTTTCACAACAAAACCATTTGCTTGTGATCCCTCAAGTTTGCCACAGTGTCCCCCTAGCAAAGAGATCGATGCAAAGAAGACAGACATCAGGAGGAGTAGGAACCAGAAGTATGCACGCGATAGAAGTGTAAGGGCAATTCCACCACCTGAAGCTAATGCAGAATTAAAGAGTAACATAGACAGAAGACGACTCCTTATGCATTCAAAAGCCCGGGATAGGGTTGAAAAAATAAACGAATGTGTCTCAGGAGGTGTTCTAAATGAAGGAACAAACTCCTCTGAATGTTTTCAGGTGTCCAGCAGAAAAGAGGGCTCAGAGAATTATACTCAGATTTTTGCTACTCCTAATCAAAGGAATAATCAGAGAGCGATAAGGAAAGAACCAATTCATGATGACCATGATATCAAGGGAAAGAAGAAGTGGTCAGGTCCATTACCTGCTGCATCAGATAAAATGCAGGATTTACTCAGAGAGCATGACACCATGATCCTCAAAACTGTTACACATGCGAGGCTTGAGAAGGGATCAACAGCTAATTGGAATGACCATGACTCTAAGGGAAAGAAGAACCATTCTGTATGTCCATCAACATCGACCAGCCATGAGGCTACTGGAAACGATCAAATTTCTACTCCTTTACCTGCTAATTCGACTAATATGCAGGGCTTACTAGAAAAGCACAAGACACAGATCCTAAATGATGCTCAATGGGTGATATCTGACAAGGAAAAAATGGCAGAAGGAGAAGGCAATAACACCAAGCCAGAGAAGAACCAACTTGAACAATTGTCTCCCCCTGCAGAATCAGATGGCCTAGACTTCGTGGAAGACAATCAATATTTCGATCCACTTCCATCTATATCAAAACCAATCGATGTGGATAGAATACTTAGAGAGCATGACCGACAGATCCAAGAATCTGTTGAACGTGCCAAGCAACAGAAAAAACTAGCTAAAGCTCAGTATTGGTATGAAAACCAATATTAG